tccttcttccacTTTGGGGAGACCCTTGAGATTCCATTGAGCCCACCCAGATATTTCAAGATAATCTCCCCACTTCAAAGTCAATGAATTAACAATCTTAAATATATCTGCAATCTTAATTCTTCCCTACAATGTAAACTAACATACTGGGGATATGAATATGAGCATCTTTGGAGGACCCTTATTCTGCCTACTACAGTCATACAGCAAATAAATAACAGACCCAGGACCAGAAGCCTAGTCCAGGGGTTTCCTTCATGATTTAGATAGGTaacccaggagacagtggaaatATGTTTTGAGGATTAAGAAACCTGAATACTTGGACAGAGAAGTAATTGATCATAATCTCAATACGGTAGTATTTTTGTGAAGCTGGGAAGCACTTTCTCCTAAGAAAATGTGAGAAACCTCTTGTCTTGGCCCCATGGAAAGCATGGAGTACTGGTTCAAATGTCCAGGCCAATCAGCCATCAATGAGTGGACCTGAAATAACTTGCATGTACATGGAGTCTCTAGCTTCTTTCAAGTCTTTTTCATGGATCCTGGGTTTTGTTTGTCTCTCTGGCTAGCTAAATAAGTTAGGAgaggatggaaaagaaagaactGTGAGCTAGTCTAGACTGATCCTTGGAGTCTCTGTTTCTGGACTGTTTTCAACCAGATACCACTTGGTCTTGTTTTGCCCCCTAGGAAAAGGCCTGTCTATCTTTGCCATAATTCTCATCATCTCCTTGTGCTGTATAGTGTTCATCACCATGACTTATATCATGGTCTGCAGGAAGACATCCCAACAGGGTGAGTGATGAATATGAATGGGTGGCTTTCGcttattctttcattcagcagtacagatcagatcagatcagtcactcagtcgtgtccgactctttgcgaccccatgaatcacagcacgccaggcctccctgtccatcaccaactcccggagttcactgagactcacgtccatcgagtcagtgatgccatccagccatctcatcctctgtcgtccccttctcctcttgcccccaatccctcccagcatcagagtcttttccaatgagtcaactcttcgcatgaggtggccaaagtactggagtttcagctttagcatcattccttccaaagaaaccccagcaTAAACTCTGCATCAAGCACTATGTTAGGCACTTCAAAGGGTCCCCAGCCTATCCTGAAAGTGAGGATAGGAAATCCATGGAGACAGACATGCAATAAGAGTACAACATATGAAAGTTAATTCACAAATCTTTTTACTCAACCTGGCACAGCATCTACATAGTGGATTTTTAATGAGGGTGCAAGAGAAGGAGAAGTAACAATTATTGCTTCAAGTTATTTACAGTTTAATTAATGGAATCAAGGTAGAGTCATGGAGTTTATCAATAACAATACATAGCTATAAAGGTTGTGAACTCAAAGCTTGGAGAAGATAATCAATGCTAAAAAGATCCAAAGGATAGGAGAATCAGTTAGGGGTAGAATAATTATCAAGGGCTTTCAGGAGGAGGCAGGACTTAGACCATACCTTGGAGGATGAAAGCCATTGATAGGGGACAATATTCTACAAATACAAGAAATTACATGAATAAAGGGGTGAAATTGTAAAAGATAAATATGAGTGGAGTCATCAATAGAGAAAATTCATGTAGCCAAGCaatagagaaatacaaaggaaaagataAGTTCATTCCTGATTCTAGAAAGTCTTGAATGACAGGTTAAGGAATTTGGAATTTCTTCTCTAAGCCTTGcattaaaaatcacttaaaaaatttaagcCAGGCAGTGACATGATTACACTGTAGTTGTCAGGGTCATTTAATATCTGTTTGccaacagaagaaaaagagactcTTAATGTTTACTTCTAAGTAAAGCCTAACTACATCTCAATTCCTTTTGCACTAGTCATTTTAACTAGCATTTATGTGTCTCTTCCTTTGAAGTAGCTCCTACTCCCTAATAGTCTGATTTCTACCATAGGTCTCTCCAACCCAAAAAGAGGAGGAAGCCTTGGGTTTCTCCTTGTCCTGGGTTTGAAGTAAAAACTCTTGTCTTGGCCAATTACCATGGCTATGATCCGTGAAGCTAAACTTGGAAGTGGAGATATCTTAATTTGCCACAAGTCCTAGGTGTACTAAAAGGAAAACATTCATTATAGTCTCAATAAGACTAAGTATAAACTGTAACAATACTAGATTATTTCCCTTTCAAAAACAGTCCAGGGCTCCCCATGACTCAGAGGACAGAGGTCAAAATGTAGCATCCCATTGAAGGCCCTCTGTAATGTGGCTCTGGCCTATCTTGTCAACCCCCACCATTCTCTTAGACCTAATTTCATTCCCAGTCACTGAAGTCAAACAGGCAAATAGGTGACACACCTCATGTCTTTATACTTTTTCCTCCCTGGATTGCCTTTCCAGAATTCCTGCATTCTATCTCTGTATAAGGGAGACAGCCTCAGGGCATCATCTCAATTTAACATGTAGCttctgagtacctactatgtaccaTGCACTaggcatataaaaatgaaaaagatcctACAGTATGAAAGCTGCAGAGCCAATCAGGGAGGTAAGACATGGAAATTTAAGGCTTTATCACCAAACAAAAGACCTGCAGcattctgtttttgctttgttgtgGTTTAATGCTTACATTTCCAGTTGCATCTCTGAAAGATTACAAGCACCTAGAGGGCAGTACATCCATCTTTGTACCAGgctatagagcttccctggtggctcagaggttaaagtgtcttcctgcaatgcgggagaactgggttcgatccctgggttgggaagatgccctggagaaggaaatggcaacccactccaggattcttgcctggagaatctcatgagcagagaagcctggtaggctacagtccatggggttgcaaagagtcgaacacgactgagcgacttcacttactcacTTAGAGAGCTTTTAAGCCTACGTGGAATGTAGATACTTCTTCTCCACAGACACTAGGGGGCAATGGTGATTTATTCCAAGATCCTTCCTGGTTGCAGGATGGGGATAAATGCACTTGAGAATGACTCAAGCTATAGTCTCGGGCATCAGACTGATAATTCAGGCCCTTTTGTCTGGGGTCTGAATGGCTGCCAAGTTTTTCATAAAGACTCCCTGAAGGATATTTGGCAAGACTCCTGGGTGGAGAGTGGATCCAGTTCCAGTGTCCATCCCCCATCACACCAAGCTCTAGCCCAATGTCCAGAGTCAGACTGTGCCAAAGATGACAGTGATCAAGTgtgcttcctcttcctttcccagATAAATCTGCATCTGTTGAAAAACAGGTAAATCTGTATTTCAACCCACCTTCCTAACACTTCTATTTGTTGGAAGGCTGAGACATATTGTGATCCcccctttctgtctcttcttcccttttcttttcacaaGGACTTGCATTTGGCCCTTACCCATTCCCTATGGAGACTTCTgacttgattcttcttttttttttttttctagatcatGTCTATGAAGTGGCCAGGTAAGATAGCTTCTCATCTTCTATCTTCTGACCTGTTCCTTGTCCTCAAGTTTGTTGATTACTGGCATAGAGGCAAGGGGGTTTGGTACAGACCCAATATTAAGCCCAGAGGCCTTCAAGGTCAGGGCACAACTTTCTTCCCTCTCAGAAGCACCTCCTGTGGTACTGTCCTGACCCAGTGAACACACAAAATAACCCAAGTCCATTAGACCTCTGTTCCAAGAATCCTTGGGTGGCAGGTGCCTGATGGTCAGTTGTCAATAACTGGGGCAGAAAAGTGGGAAACCAAGGTACCAGATTCAAGTTTCTTCTCATGGGTGGTGGGCTCTTGGACCACAGGTTTCATGCCAGGGAGGCCAGTGACTCTGGTGAAACAATGAGGGTGGCCCTCTTCACAAGTGGCTGCTCCGATGAAGAGCCAGCTTCCCAGACTCTGGGCAATGACTACTCTGACGAGCCTTGCCTGGGCCAGGAGTACCAGATCATCACCCAGATCAACAGTGACTATGCTCATCTGCTGCATACAGATTCCCTGGATTATGAGCTTCTAGCCACCAAGGTCAAGAATGTCTGCTAAAAATGTCCTACTGAGGTGATGTCTATTGACATAATTGCCTATTCAGCCCAGGAATTCTACATGGCCCCTTTCCctgctgtttcttcctggttAGTCCAACATGTCTTCCTTGCCAACAATGAGGTTCCTAAGAGTAATTGGTTTTGCCTAAGAAGTTGCCATATGTACCTCAAGCAAGCCTGCTGCTGGGCCATGCCCTAGACCCTTCTAGTTGTCCTGCCTACAGCTTCCATTGCTTTTCTCCAAACATCAGAAAAAAGTGCCCGTAGCACTAGGACTTGGTCACCATGCCTCCAGATGCCACTCAACTTTGTCCTCTTACCACTGAACGACCAGAGAGAGGCTCAGCTCTGCCAGCTCAGAGGATGAGTTAGGTTCAGGTCACTTCCCTTTCCCTGGTGCCAGATAACTTTGAATCAAGATTATCATGAAACAGACCAGGGTTCAGATCTGCTCCTGTACTATGAGCCTAGTGCTCTAGTATTCTtttgatgctcaataaatatctaagCATAATAACAACATTGGTCATATTGGTCCTCTCTCAAGTACCTACCAAGAGTGATTAAAGTAAGACTAGTTGAGATGATTGAGGCCCTGGGAGTATGGATAgaaccttttcttttttgttttttcttcccttgCACCCATGCTATCCTTACTTCATTTCAGCAGTGAGCTCACTGAAACACAATAAACCTTTGGTAAAAGAGTACTCAACTGCCTTCTATTCTTCTCTTAATCATCCTTCCAGCTCCACCTGGGTGACTCTACCCAGGTTAATTGGAAACCATAAAAAAAGGAGTCTTTCTTCTGTCTCAGGGACTGTGGGTCGACAGATAAAGAGCTCTCCTTCTTTCCAAACTATAGATGCATCACCCTCAGAGATTTTTACTTCCTAGATTCATAACATCTTTGGAAAAGTTATACTTTTCATAGGTCATCTTTATCTCCTGACCCCTTCTTATAATGTGGGGTAAAGGTCACAGCATGGAAGTCTTTCTTCTCAAGCAGAATAGATACTAGgagtctgagtgtgtgtgtgtgtgtgtgtgtgtgtgtgtgtgtgtttatctttctGAATATGTGTGCATGCAATGTACTTTTTAAATCATTCTCCTCAGTGAAGACCTGCTCTGGGCAAGTTCAACTTTTCCTCAGGTAATTCATGTCAAATCAACTTCTTCACCCTCTATGGAAGCTGACATGCACCACTTTTGATTACAATGCAACTCCAAGGTCATTTCAGGTTTAACCAACAGCTGCCCCCCATACACTGATTACAAAAGTCAAAATTATACACAAAAGTGAGCAAGGAGCCCTTTGTTTTATAGGAATGAAAGTAATGAATCAAGGAGTACTTCCATCACCAGGGCCTGTATGCATTTTTTTGTTGCTACATAAATTGTTCCAGAGtagaaaaaattgaaagcaaacatttaaattattttaatgatgcCAGTTAACATGGATGCTACAAGTTGATTAAATGTCACACAAAAGATAAAATTACAGACATAGgatcatatatatattacatcaGGAAACTTCCAGAGATCATCTCTGTCCAAAACCTGAtaattttttacatataaaataagtcAGTAAGAAAGTCCTAAGTATAGACCTAGTCCAAATATACAGTATAGAGTAAACAAAAATGATGTGATAACATTGGACCTGTCTTAGGCAAGTAGCTGTTTGGTAAAAAGACAAGatctccagaaaagatgaaaaatataaagttCCTCTAAGGTAGTTTCTCAAATTTTGTTCCATGAAATTCAAGACCCAGGAAATGGACCAcagaaaaaaattccataatCAGATAAGCATGGGAAATGTTTCACTCTATGGCTCTGTCTCGGAGATTTCCAAAGCAATATTTCAATATTAAAGTCTCTGAAAAATCCTCCAATAAAGTATCTATATAACTTTTTGCTACCAAGTAATTCCAAAACTTACTTGCTCTCTGAGTCTACTTTTTTGCTCTCATCCTCTGACTCTTGACCCTATTTCTCAGGGATAAAACCCTCCATGTTGGCAGTTACCTCACACACCCTATAGCATTGTAGTTACCAAAATTGGTTTTTCACAAAGTTCCTGGGTAGCATTTGACCCAAAGGTCCAAAGTTAAGGGACTACTGGAAAATTTTTCtatcaataagcatttattaagtaTTTTCTGTAACTAGAGCACTGTGCTGAGGTTAGAgtagggatggaatggggagagagcaatcaCGGAAAGAATATTGTTCTCTAGGAGTTCACAATCTAGTGGGGAACTAAAAAAATACTTCCCttaggattcatgttgatgtatggcaaaaccaacacaatattgtaaagtaattagcctctaattaaaataaataaatttaaatttaaaaaagaaattatgaaatatttgaaatattgttAGAAAACTTTGTCCAAAATATATGACTTTAGAATATATCCATTATTGAGTGTCAGAAAAGCTTGAATTTGTTTAAGAACTCCTTCAAGGTTGTTGTTGAGAATTcggccattaaaaataataataataataaacaagacaaaccaaaaaaaaaagaaataagttcaCTAACAATTCAAAAGGTACCATTGGCCAGTAAGAGATAAATGGGTACATACAAGCACCCAGGCAAGGAGTGTGTTGAAGAATGAAGCAGGAAAGAATATAAGTTAACTTTCAAGTCTTTGGAGATGCTGGACTTTGGCTGGGCCAGGAATTATGGGAAAGAATTAGttgagaagagagaaataaagaaggtattcccagaaggagaaacagcatgaggaaaaggagagagataagTAAGGTCAGAGTGTGTTTAGAAGTCAAGATAAAGTGTCAAGAAATTGGGTTCCTAAGTCCTGATGTCCTTGCTATGTGACTGTGGGAGGGGAGTGTGAAGGAAGAAAGTATGAATCAAAGAACGTTTACATCCCTTGAAAATGCCCAAATGCCTTTTCAAGACTATTGTGTCCCCCTAGGGCTCCCACTGTGTGTAGCAGAGCTGCTTCATTTTTCCCCCACACCTTCATGTATAATGGTTTATTTCCCTCAAAGTCACCAAAAATAACTTCTGAGAATTTAGTTGGTATTTGCTGAGTGTTCTTGTATCCAACTGTCTCTCTTCTGTTGTATCTCAAGTGTCTCGGCCTGGAGCTGCTAGGCATATGCCACACTTGGGGTATTTGACAAACTGACACTACTACATGGAGTGTCCAACTCAGCTTGTCAAATACACGGAGCATGGCACTGTAGGAggctgggccaggggcttcagtgggGAGGCGAGATCATCCTGGAAGATGTGACcttggagggaaagagagagaaaggagtcaCACCCTGAGCACCAGGGAAACTGCAGAGGCTGTAGGGACTAGGTGAATCATCAAAATAAGGAAGTGAATGAAATAGGCAATAAGGCTTTTAACAAGAAGAAGGAT
The nucleotide sequence above comes from Bos javanicus breed banteng chromosome X, ARS-OSU_banteng_1.0, whole genome shotgun sequence. Encoded proteins:
- the VSIG4 gene encoding V-set and immunoglobulin domain-containing protein 4 isoform X5, yielding MGLLLGLLLLSHLLVVIYDSSKPLETKTKSLPTMQTPLEATYTVNISWGRITEMDGDIGKTSAGPGKGLSIFAIILIISLCCIVFITMTYIMVCRKTSQQDHVYEVARFHAREASDSGETMRVALFTSGCSDEEPASQTLGNDYSDEPCLGQEYQIITQINSDYAHLLHTDSLDYELLATKVKNVC